A window of Geothrix edaphica genomic DNA:
AGGACGCGCACGGCGTCTGACCGACGGTAATGGCATCAATACTGAACCAAGCTGGAACCCCAACGGAACCCAGATCGCATTCACCTCGGATCGGGAAGGGGGCCCCCAGGTGTTTCTCATGCAGGATGATGGCTCCAACCTCCGCCGGCTGACCGGCGAGGGCATGTACAACGCCAGTCCGGCCTGGAGCCCCAACGGCGCCATGATCGCCTATGTGTCGCGGTTCGAGGGCAAGTTCGATCTTTTTATCTATAAATTGGGAGAAGGAAAGGCCTATCAGATCACGACCGGCGTGAGCACCTCGGAGTCGCCGGCCTGGTCGCCGGATGAGCGCAGGCTTGTGTTTACGAGCAACCGGTTCGGCTCCATGCAGATCTTCACTACGGACCTCTCCGGACGGCAGGTGGTCCGGATGACCGAGCTTCCCGGCTGCCAAAGCCCCAAGTGGACGCGAGGGCGTTAAAAAATAAATGACAATTTCCTGAGTGTCATCCATCTATACTCAGGCTCATCCAGGAGGAACAATCCCATGAGATACGGAACCTACCTCGTCCCCGCTGCCATCGTGCTCACGCTCGGCAGCCTCGCTTGCAAGCCCCCCAAGACCGCCGAGCAGATCAAGCAGGAGACCCAGGCGGCCTTCAACGAGGGCTACCAGGCTTTCAAGGACGGTAAGGCCCGCGAGACCAATCCCTATCTGAGCGCCAAGGAAGCCAAGGAAAACCCGCACAAGATGCAGGGTTGGTACGATGGCTGGGACAAGGCCAAGGCCGACAAGGATGCCGCTGACAAGGCCGCCGCCGACAAGGCCGCCGCCGACAAGGCCGCCGCCGAGGAAGCCGCCCGCAAGGCCGCCGCCGAGGAAGCCGCCCGCAAGGCCGCCGCCGAGGCCGAGAAGGCCGCCGCCTACAAGAAGGCCGCCGAGGCTGCCCTCAAGACCATCCACTTCGACTACGACAAGTCCGACATCAAGGAAGCCGACCGCGCCCTCCTCCAGGGCATCGCCGACTTCATGAAGGCCTTCCCCGCCGCCAAGCTCGAGATCGAAGGCCACTGCGACGAGCGCGGCACCAACGAGTACAACCTGGCCCTCGGCAACCGCCGTGCCGCCGCCGCCCTGGCCTACCTGAAGACCCTGGGCGTCGACGAGGCTCGCTTCACCACCATCAGCTATGGCAAGGAGAAGCCCCTCTGCACCGAAGCCAAGGAGATCTGCTGGAGTCAGAACCGCCGCGGCGAGTTCAAGCTCAAGTAAGCGTTCCGCATCACGCGAAGCGGGGGCCTCGGCCCCCGCTTTTCGTTTAGGATGAACAGGCACCCCGGAGGCCCCATGACTGCCCGCACGCTGCTCCTTCCGGCCCTGACCGCCCTCCTCACCATCGGATGTAGTTCCGAGGATCAGCTCCGCCGCGTGGAGCAGGAAGTGGGCGACCTCAAGCTCGAAGTCTTCAAGCTGCGCCAGCAGGTCGAGGACGGCAACAAGCGCTCCGAGGCCGAGCAGAAGGCCGCCCAGGAGGCCCGCACCCAGGACCGCCGCTTCCAGGCCGACCTGCAGGAGAGCCTGCGCCAGGTGCAGGACACCACCCGGGTGCTGAACAATCGCCTGAACAGCCAGCCCAGGGCCGGGGCGCGGCCGCCCGCCGAGAGCCAGCCCGCGGCCCAGGCCTCCGAGGATGAGCGCGCCTTCAACGTCGCCGTGCTGGACTACAACCGCGGCAACTATCCTCTGGCCGCCGAAGGCCTCGACCACTTCCTGAAGAACTACCCCCAGAGCGCCAAGCGGCCGGACGCCCTGTTCTTCCTCGGCCTCTGCCACTACAACCTGCGGGCCTTCGACAAAGCCCAGCTGGCCTTCGATCGCATCATCAAGGACCACGCCGCCTCGCCCCAGTTCCTGCCCGCCAAGCTCAAGCGCGCCCAGTGCCTCCTCAAGCAGGGGCTGAAGCCCGCGGCTGTGAAGGCCTTCCGGGAGCTGGTGGATGGCTTCTCAGGCAGCGCCGAGGCCCGCACGGCCCAGCAGGAACTGAGCGACCTGGGGCTCTGAGCGCATGGAACCGGAAAGCTGGCGGGTTCCCGTCCGCATCGACTTCGCGGGCGGCACCCTCGATCTGTGGCCCATCTACGCCATGATGGGCGGCTGCCTCACGGTGAACGCCGCCGTGGATCTGTGGATCGAGCTGGAGGTGGTGCGCGGGGGCCCCGGCCACCGGCTCACCAGCCGGGACCTGGGGATCGACCTCGCCTTCGACGCCTGGCCCGCGGGCCCGCCCAGGGGGCTTTCCTGGGTGTGGCGGGTGCTGGACGGCTCGGGCGCACCGCCGGCGGCCCTGTCCATCCACAGCCCCGTGCCGCAGGGCTCGGGCCTGGGGGTGTCCTCCTGCCTCGGAGTGGGCCTGCTGGGCAGCGCCCTGGGCGAGGAGGCCGGTGAAGGTCTGGCCCGCAAAGTGCCGATTCTGCGTGACCTGGAAAGTCGAGAACTTCAGACTCCGGCGGGCTGGCAGGACTACTATCCGGCGGCCCTGGGCGGGGCCCTGGCGCTCCACTGGGACGGCCCCGCCCCGCGCTGGGAGCAGCTGGACCCCCACCCGACCCTGCTGGCGGATCTGGTGGTGTTCTACACGGGCAAGCCGCACCACTCGGGCATGACCAACTGGGAGGCCTACAAGCGCTTCATCGAGGGCGACGCCCAGACCCGGCAGGCCCTGTCCGACATCCGGGGAATCGCCGGGGAGATGGCCCGGGCCCTGCCGTCGGACCCTGCCGAAGTGGCCGTGCTGCTGGAGCGGGAAGGGCAGGCCCGGGTGCGGCT
This region includes:
- a CDS encoding tetratricopeptide repeat protein, translated to MTARTLLLPALTALLTIGCSSEDQLRRVEQEVGDLKLEVFKLRQQVEDGNKRSEAEQKAAQEARTQDRRFQADLQESLRQVQDTTRVLNNRLNSQPRAGARPPAESQPAAQASEDERAFNVAVLDYNRGNYPLAAEGLDHFLKNYPQSAKRPDALFFLGLCHYNLRAFDKAQLAFDRIIKDHAASPQFLPAKLKRAQCLLKQGLKPAAVKAFRELVDGFSGSAEARTAQQELSDLGL
- the pal gene encoding peptidoglycan-associated lipoprotein Pal — protein: MRYGTYLVPAAIVLTLGSLACKPPKTAEQIKQETQAAFNEGYQAFKDGKARETNPYLSAKEAKENPHKMQGWYDGWDKAKADKDAADKAAADKAAADKAAAEEAARKAAAEEAARKAAAEAEKAAAYKKAAEAALKTIHFDYDKSDIKEADRALLQGIADFMKAFPAAKLEIEGHCDERGTNEYNLALGNRRAAAALAYLKTLGVDEARFTTISYGKEKPLCTEAKEICWSQNRRGEFKLK